A DNA window from Brassica napus cultivar Da-Ae chromosome A4, Da-Ae, whole genome shotgun sequence contains the following coding sequences:
- the LOC106402312 gene encoding disease resistance protein RML1B-like, translating into MASSSSLPQTWRYRVFTSFHGPDVRKTLLSHVRKQFSCNGISMFDDQWIERSQTIAPALTQAIRESRISIVVLSKKYASSSWCLDELVEILKCKESMGQIVMTVFYGVDPSHVRNQTRDFGIAFDETCQGKTEEKIRIWRQALTNVGNIAGEHFLNWDNESMMIEKIARDVSNKLNTRISRDFEDMVGIETHLKKLQSLLHLDDEEEAMIVGICGPAGIGKTTIARALHSRFSNSFQLTCFMENVRGSCNSGLDEYGLKMHLQENLLSKILNQNSMKVYHLGAIQERLCDLKVLIVLDDVDDLKKLEALADETRWFGPGSRIIVTTEDHEILEQHGISNTYHVDFPTSEEARQIFSRFAFRQSYPPYNFGRLVERVTKLCSSLPLGLRVMGSSLRGKKENEWEVILNRLENSLCQDIERVLKVGYDNLHENDQSLFLHIACFFNLEKDDYVMAMLSDGNLDVRLGLKTLAYKSLIEISTEGVVVMHKLLQQMGSQVVQRQEPWKRQILIDAHEICDVLETDSGSRSVTGICYDTSTIQDEVYIRAGAFKRMRNLRFLSIYKTRFDRKDRVHVPEDMDFPSRLRLLHWVAYPRKCLPHTFCPEYLVELNMPENELEKLWEGPQPLTNLKRMNLNGSKHLKEFPDLSNATNLEGLFLDNCESLVEIPCSIGSLHKLKYLYMANCLNLQHGPTHCNLASLEVFQLIGSRNLRKIPDLSTNIKTLVVTDTVLEEMPDSFRHWSRLTRLCIFGCEPTLEKLPDFIKYLHGLTVLQLLNLRKLASLPELPASLTSLTVASSVLLETVPFSFDSTIEILYFPNCFKLGREASRVITTIALHAFLPGSKMPAEFDHRAIGNSLIIRSDFKRFRICVVISRKEKMEKDVPKLLCRIGINDCYVEKLILQGVQRIETEHMFISSFDLLDKDGWLQQDNEISFEFSSTSLEIIECGVQIVVDKTD; encoded by the exons ATGGCATCCTCGTCTTCTTTACCTCAGACCTGGAGATACCGTGTCTTCACGAGCTTCCACGGCCCGGACGTCCGTAAAACGCTGCTCAGTCATGTACGCAAACAGTTTAGTTGCAACGGGATTTCGATGTTCGATGATCAATGGATCGAGAGAAGCCAAACCATTGCTCCTGCACTCACACAAGCGATTAGAGAATCCAGGATCTCCATCGTGGTGCTCTCGAAGAAGTATGCTTCTTCCAGCTGGTGTTTGGATGAGCTGGTCGAGATTCTCAAGTGCAAGGAAAGTATGGGACAAATTGTGATGACGGTCTTTTACGGAGTAGATCCATCTCATGTTCGGAACCAGACCAGAGATTTTGGGATTGCTTTCGATGAAACTTGTCAAGGCAAGACAGAGGAGAAGATACGAATATGGAGACAGGCTTTGACCAATGTGGGAAACATAGCGGGAGAACACTTTCTAAACTG GGACAATGAATCGATGATGATTGAAAAGATTGCTAGAGATGTTTCAAACAAACTAAACACTAGAATCTCTAGAGACTTTGAAGACATGGTGGGTATTGAAACACATTTGAAGAAGTTGCAGTCTTTGTTACATTTAGATGATGAGGAGGAAGCTATGATAGTTGGAATCTGTGGCCCTGCAGGCATTGGCAAGACTACCATTGCCAGAGCCTTGCATAGCCGATTCTCTAACAGTTTCCAGCTTACTTGTTTTATGGAGAATGTTAGGGGAAGCTGTAACAGTGGCCTTGACGAGTATGGATTGAAGATGCATCTGCAAGAAAACCTTCTTTCAAAGATTTTGAACCAAAATAGTATGAAAGTATACCATTTAGGTGCGATACAGGAAAGACTATGCGACCTAAAAGTGCTTATTGTTCTTGAtgatgtggacgacctgaagaAACTTGAGGCTTTGGCTGATGAAACTAGGTGGTTTGGTCCTGGAAGCAGGATTATCGTAACCACAGAAGACCACGAGATTTTGGAGCAACATGGTATCAGCAATACATACCATGTGGATTTTCCAACTAGTGAAGAAGCTCGTCAGATCTTCAGTAGATTTGCTTTTAGACAGAGCTATCCGCCCTACAATTTTGGAAGACTTGTGGAAAGAGTAACAAAGCTTTGCAGCAGCCTTCCATTGGGTCTCCGTGTCATGGGTTCATCTTTGCgcggaaagaaagaaaatgagtgGGAAGTTATTCTGAATAGGCTAGAAAATAGCCTTTGTCAAGATATCGAGAGAGTACTCAAAGTTGGATACGACAATTTACATGAGAATGATCAATCTTTGTTTCTTCACATTGCATGCTTTTTCAACTTGGAGAAGGACGATTATGTGATGGCCATGCTCTCTGACGGTAACTTGGATGTTAGACTAGGGTTAAAAACCCTGGCGTATAAATCTCTAATAGAAATATCCACCGAAGGTGTAGTAGTGATGCACAAGTTACTACAACAAATGGGTTCACAAGTTGTTCAAAGACAAGAGCCTTGGAAACGCCAAATCTTAATTGATGCTCATGAGATTTGTGATGTCCTGGAAACTGATTCG GGTAGTAGAAGTGTGACGGGTATATGTTATGATACATCCACAATCCAAGATGAGGTGTATATAAGGGCGGGAGCTTTTAAGAGAATGCGCAATCTTCGATTTCTCAGCATCTACAAGACAAGATTTGATAGAAAAGATAGAGTGCATGTACCTGAGGACATGGATTTTCCATCTCGACTAAGGTTATTGCATTGGGTGGCATACCCTAGAAAGTGTCTTCCTCATACATTTTGTCCCGAATATCTTGTGGAACTCAATATGCCGGAGAACGAGCTCGAGAAGCTTTGGGAAGGACCACAG CCCCTTACAAATCTCAAGAGGATGAATCTGAACGGGTCCAAGCATCTGAAGGAATTCCCGGATCTTTCAAATGCTACGAATCTTGAGGGTTTGTTTCTGGATAACTGCGAAAGTTTGGTAGAGATTCCATGCTCTATTGGAAGTCTTCATAAATTAAAGTATTTGTATATGGCAAACTGTTTGAATCTACAACATGGTCCGACTCACTGTAATTTAGCATCTCTTGAAGTTTTCCAGCTGATAGGAAGCCGGAACTTGAGGAAAATTCCAGATCTTTCCACCAACATCAAAACACTCGTAGTCACGGACACAGTGTTGGAAGAAATGCCTGACTCATTTAGACATTGGTCTCGCCTTACGCGTCTCTGTATATTTGGCTGTGAGCCAACTCTTGAGAAACTTCCAGACTTCATCAAATACCTTCATGGGTTAACAGTGCTTCAGTTACTAAACTTGCGAAAACTTGCATCGCTGCCAGAGCTCCCTGCCTCGCTCACAAGTCTAACGGTAGCCTCTTCTGTATTACTGGAGACGGTACCCTTCTCTTTTGACTCTACAATTGAGATTCTCTATTTCCCCAACTGCTTCAAATTAGGCAGAGAAGCAAGCAGAGTAATTACGACGATTGCATTGCATGCATTCCTACCTGGAAGCAAAATGCCTGCGGAGTTTGATCACCGAGCTATAGGAAACTCCCTGATCATTCGTTCGGATTTCAAAAGATTTAGGATTTGTGTCGTGATTTCCCGTAAGGAGAAGATGGAAAAAGATGTTCCCAAGTTATTGTGTCGCATAGGCATAAACGATTGCTACGTTGAGAAGCTCATACTCCAGGGTGTCCAAAGAATAGAAACAGAACATATGTTTATATCTTCCTTCGACTTGCTTGACAAAGACGGATGGCTTCAACAGGACAACGAGATATCGTTTGAATTCAGCT
- the LOC106450071 gene encoding probable poly(ADP-ribose) glycohydrolase 2 isoform X2: MQKISREESTKFFGEVVPALCGLLLQLPSMLETHYQNADHVLDGVTSGLRLLAPQEAGVVFLSQELIAALLACSFFCLFPEADRRSKHLQSINFDDLFSFPFMSYCSKRENKIRCLLHYFERVCQCMPTGFVSFERKVLPRGHKHNPHYVSYPEAEYWAKSTTPLCSVEIHTSGAIEDQPGEALEVDFADEYIGGLTLSYDTLQEEIRFVINPELIAGMIFLPRMDANEAIEIVGVERFSRYTGYGPSFQYAGDYTDEKDFDAFKRRKTRVIAIDALPNPGSTQYKPERLLREINKAFSGYLHQCKHQAGPPPSSAVESSKRWCMDDHEEKVGVATGNWGCGVFGGDPEVKIMLQWLAISQSGRPFMSYYTFGLQALQNVNQVVERIGLQEMNVGELWSKLVEYSAERLSRSTRLGFFSWFMASLSATN; the protein is encoded by the exons ATGCAG AAAATTTCCAGAGAAGAATCAACTAAGTTTTTTGGTGAGGTGGTTCCTGCGTTGTGCGGACTACTTCTCCAGTTACCTTCAATGTTAGAAACGCATTACCAGAATGCAGACCATGTTCTTGATGGAGTTACATCCGGCCTTCGCCTATTAGCCCCTCAAGAAGCTGGCGTCGTGTTTCTTAGCCAGGAGTTGATTGCAGCTCTTCTTGCATGTTCCTTCTTTTGTTTGTTCCCTGAAGCTGACAGACGCTCGAAGCATCTTCAAAGCATCAACTTTGATGATTTGTTTTC gtttccGTTTATGAGTTACTGCTCGAAGCGGGAAAACAAAATAAGATGTCTTCTCCATTACTTTGAAAGAGTATGTCAATGTATGCCCACCGGCTTTGTTTCATTTGAGAGGAAAGTTCTTCCGCGAGGACACAAACATAATCCTCACTATGTTTCTTATCCTGAGGCTGAGTACTGGGCCAAATCCACCACCCCGCTTTGCTCCGTTGAG ATTCATACCTCGGGAGCTATAGAAGATCAACCTGGTGAAGCTCTTGAAGTGGATTTTGCAGATGAGTATATTGGAGGCCTTACTCTGAGTTATGATACTCTACAG GAAGAAATAAGGTTTGTGATTAATCCAGAACTTATAGCTGGGATGATCTTCTTGCCACGTATGGATGCAAATGAAGCTATTGAGATTGTTGGTGTTGAAAGATTTTCACGTTACACAGG TTATGGGCCTTCGTTCCAATACGCTGGCGATTACACAGACGAGAAAGATTTTGACGCTTTCAAGAGGAGAAAGACAAGAGTCATAGCAATAGATGCACTTCCCAACCCAGGAAGTACACAGTACAAACCTGAGCGCCTACTTCG AGAGATTAACAAGGCCTTTAGCGGATACTTGCATCAATGCAAACATCAAGCTGGTCCTCCTCCATCGTCAGCTGTAGAAAGCTCAAAAAGATGGTGTATGGATGATCATGAAGAGAAGGTCGGTGTAGCTACAGGGAACTGGGGTTGTGGTGTGTTTGGAGGCGATCCAGAAGTAAAGATCATGCTTCAGTGGCTTGCCATTTCACAG TCTGGAAGACCATTCATGTCATACTACACATTTGGCCTCCAAGCCCTGCAAAATGTCAATCAG GTTGTGGAAAGGATTGGTCTGCAAGAAATGAATGTAGGAGAGCTGTGGAGTAAGCTAGTGGAGTATTCTGCGGAGAGGCTTAGCAGAAGCACAAGGCTTGGCTTCTTCTCTTGGTTCATGGCCTCACTCTCTGCCACCAATTGA
- the LOC106450071 gene encoding probable poly(ADP-ribose) glycohydrolase 2 isoform X1 → MSFWKFGKAKRMEKKEDLGSFLKYLPLVAQSSSLAWPLSVEQELQTISDGPTKSMVNSGEVLASHITNMRKSLSLDAGNLSPNPLQGYATFFEKKISREESTKFFGEVVPALCGLLLQLPSMLETHYQNADHVLDGVTSGLRLLAPQEAGVVFLSQELIAALLACSFFCLFPEADRRSKHLQSINFDDLFSFPFMSYCSKRENKIRCLLHYFERVCQCMPTGFVSFERKVLPRGHKHNPHYVSYPEAEYWAKSTTPLCSVEIHTSGAIEDQPGEALEVDFADEYIGGLTLSYDTLQEEIRFVINPELIAGMIFLPRMDANEAIEIVGVERFSRYTGYGPSFQYAGDYTDEKDFDAFKRRKTRVIAIDALPNPGSTQYKPERLLREINKAFSGYLHQCKHQAGPPPSSAVESSKRWCMDDHEEKVGVATGNWGCGVFGGDPEVKIMLQWLAISQSGRPFMSYYTFGLQALQNVNQVVERIGLQEMNVGELWSKLVEYSAERLSRSTRLGFFSWFMASLSATN, encoded by the exons ATGTCTTTCTGGAAATTTGGAAAGGCGAAAAGGATGGAGAAGAAGGAAGATCTTGGGTCGTTTCTTAAGTATTTGCCTCTTGTGGCTCAGTCTTCATCTCTAGCCTGGCCACTTTCTGTTGAGCAAGAGCTCCAAACAATCTCTGACGGACCGACCAAGTCTATGGTCAACTCTGGCGAGGTTCTTGCCTCGCATATCACGAACATGCGCAAATCCCTATCCTTGGATGCAGGTAATCTCTCACCTAATCCATTACAAGGGTACGCTACTTTCTTTGAAAAG AAAATTTCCAGAGAAGAATCAACTAAGTTTTTTGGTGAGGTGGTTCCTGCGTTGTGCGGACTACTTCTCCAGTTACCTTCAATGTTAGAAACGCATTACCAGAATGCAGACCATGTTCTTGATGGAGTTACATCCGGCCTTCGCCTATTAGCCCCTCAAGAAGCTGGCGTCGTGTTTCTTAGCCAGGAGTTGATTGCAGCTCTTCTTGCATGTTCCTTCTTTTGTTTGTTCCCTGAAGCTGACAGACGCTCGAAGCATCTTCAAAGCATCAACTTTGATGATTTGTTTTC gtttccGTTTATGAGTTACTGCTCGAAGCGGGAAAACAAAATAAGATGTCTTCTCCATTACTTTGAAAGAGTATGTCAATGTATGCCCACCGGCTTTGTTTCATTTGAGAGGAAAGTTCTTCCGCGAGGACACAAACATAATCCTCACTATGTTTCTTATCCTGAGGCTGAGTACTGGGCCAAATCCACCACCCCGCTTTGCTCCGTTGAG ATTCATACCTCGGGAGCTATAGAAGATCAACCTGGTGAAGCTCTTGAAGTGGATTTTGCAGATGAGTATATTGGAGGCCTTACTCTGAGTTATGATACTCTACAG GAAGAAATAAGGTTTGTGATTAATCCAGAACTTATAGCTGGGATGATCTTCTTGCCACGTATGGATGCAAATGAAGCTATTGAGATTGTTGGTGTTGAAAGATTTTCACGTTACACAGG TTATGGGCCTTCGTTCCAATACGCTGGCGATTACACAGACGAGAAAGATTTTGACGCTTTCAAGAGGAGAAAGACAAGAGTCATAGCAATAGATGCACTTCCCAACCCAGGAAGTACACAGTACAAACCTGAGCGCCTACTTCG AGAGATTAACAAGGCCTTTAGCGGATACTTGCATCAATGCAAACATCAAGCTGGTCCTCCTCCATCGTCAGCTGTAGAAAGCTCAAAAAGATGGTGTATGGATGATCATGAAGAGAAGGTCGGTGTAGCTACAGGGAACTGGGGTTGTGGTGTGTTTGGAGGCGATCCAGAAGTAAAGATCATGCTTCAGTGGCTTGCCATTTCACAG TCTGGAAGACCATTCATGTCATACTACACATTTGGCCTCCAAGCCCTGCAAAATGTCAATCAG GTTGTGGAAAGGATTGGTCTGCAAGAAATGAATGTAGGAGAGCTGTGGAGTAAGCTAGTGGAGTATTCTGCGGAGAGGCTTAGCAGAAGCACAAGGCTTGGCTTCTTCTCTTGGTTCATGGCCTCACTCTCTGCCACCAATTGA
- the LOC106446991 gene encoding poly(ADP-ribose) glycohydrolase 1 isoform X2, giving the protein MESREDLNSILPYLPLLIRSSSLYWPPRVVEALKAMSEGPTHSRVDSGEVLWQAISDMRRSLSLSARLLSPSAPQGYALLFDELIHGRDSKRWFDEIIPALARLLLQLPSLLEMHFQNADGAVSGVETGLRLLEPQQAGVVFLRQELIGALLACAFFCLFPVSNRGAKDLSVINFDNLFASLYESYSESHESKIRCIMNYFERVCSCMPTGTVSFERKILPAEYHNSSTTAPDADFWSKSDISLCAFKVHSSGLIEDQSDNALEVDFANKYLGGGSLNRGCVQEEIRFMINPELIAGMLFLPRMDDNEAIEIVGAERFSCYTGYASSFRFAGDYIDKKTVDAFERRRTRIVAIDALCAPKMRHFKDVCLLREINKALCGFLIQRKSWQHQNKGDNDIQLASNDKYSGLLHTETSTSHGAALDDAETNREKQASNFVRDVEGSDCMNHEDVGVATGNWGCGVFGGDPELKAMIQWLAASQARRPFISYYTFGAQALENLDQGR; this is encoded by the exons ATGGAGAGCCGTGAAGATCTCAACTCCATCCTCCCCTACCTCCCGCTTCTCATCCGTTCATCCTCTCTCTATTGGCCACCGCGCGTGGTGGAAGCCCTTAAAGCCATGTCCGAAGGCCCAACTCATTCCCGAGTTGACTCGGGAGAAGTTCTATGGCAAGCTATTTCCGATATGAGGCGATCACTTTCCCTATCAGCTCGCCTTCTCTCCCCCTCTGCTCCTCAAGGCTACGCCCTCCTCTTCGACGAA CTGATTCATGGGAGAGATTCGAAGAGATGGTTCGATGAGATTATACCGGCGTTGGCGAGGTTGCTCCTTCAGCTTCCGTCTCTGTTGGAAATGCATTTTCAGAATGCTGATGGTGCTGTTAGTGGAGTCGAGACGGGTTTGCGGTTGTTAGAGCCCCAACAAGCTGGCGTAGTTTTCCTCAGACAG GAGTTAATTGGAGCGCTTCTTGCCTGcgctttcttttgtttgtttccaGTTTCTAATAGAGGTGCAAAAGACCTTTCAGTCATCAACTTCGATAATTTGTTTGC GAGCCTTTATGAAAGTTACAGTGAAAGTCATGAAAGCAAGATACGGTGTATTATGAATTACTTCGAAAGGGTGTGCTCCTGCATGCCTACTGGGACTGTTTCATTTGAACGCAAGATTCTTCCAGCTGAATACCACAATTCTTCTACCACTGCTCCTGATGCTGATTTTTGGAGCAAGTCTGACATCTCCCTTTGTGCTTTTAAG GTTCACTCTTCTGGGCTAATAGAAGATCAATCTGACAATGCTCTGGAAGTGGACTTTGCAAACAAGTATCTTGGAGGTGGTTCCCTGAATAGGGGGTGCGTACAG GAGGAGATACGCTTCATGATCAACCCTGAATTAATCGCTGGCATGCTTTTCTTGCCTCGCATGGATGACAATGAGGCTATAGAAATAGTTGGTGCAGAAAGATTTTCATGTTACACAGG GTATGCATCTTCGTTTCGGTTTGCTGGTGACTACATTGACAAGAAGACAGTGGATGCTTTCGAAAGGCGAAGAACCAGAATTGTTGCAATAGATGCCTTATGTGCCCCGAAGATGAGACACTTTAAAGATGTGTGCCTTTTGCG GGAGATTAACAAGGCTCTATGTGGCTTTTTAATTCAAAGAAAATCTTGGCAGCACCAGAATAAAGGAGACAATGATATTCAGCTTGCCAGTAACGACAAATATTCTGGTCTCTTGCATACAGAAACCTCAACG TCTCATGGAGCTGCATTGGATGATGCCGAGACAAATAGAGAAAAACAAGCTAGCAATTTTGTCAGAGATGTGGAAGGATCCGATTGCATGAATCATGAAGATGTTGGTGTGGCGACTGGTAATTGGGGGTGTGGTGTTTTTGGAGGAGACCCAGAACTAAAGGCTATGATCCAATGGCTTGCTGCTTCCCAG GCGCGGAGACCATTTATATCATACTACACCTTTGGAGCACAGGCCCTTGAAAACCTAGATCAG GGCAGGTGA
- the LOC106446991 gene encoding poly(ADP-ribose) glycohydrolase 1 isoform X1: MESREDLNSILPYLPLLIRSSSLYWPPRVVEALKAMSEGPTHSRVDSGEVLWQAISDMRRSLSLSARLLSPSAPQGYALLFDELIHGRDSKRWFDEIIPALARLLLQLPSLLEMHFQNADGAVSGVETGLRLLEPQQAGVVFLRQELIGALLACAFFCLFPVSNRGAKDLSVINFDNLFASLYESYSESHESKIRCIMNYFERVCSCMPTGTVSFERKILPAEYHNSSTTAPDADFWSKSDISLCAFKVHSSGLIEDQSDNALEVDFANKYLGGGSLNRGCVQEEIRFMINPELIAGMLFLPRMDDNEAIEIVGAERFSCYTGYASSFRFAGDYIDKKTVDAFERRRTRIVAIDALCAPKMRHFKDVCLLREINKALCGFLIQRKSWQHQNKGDNDIQLASNDKYSGLLHTETSTSHGAALDDAETNREKQASNFVRDVEGSDCMNHEDVGVATGNWGCGVFGGDPELKAMIQWLAASQARRPFISYYTFGAQALENLDQVTKWILSHDWTVGDLWNMMLEYSAQRLYKQTNLGFFSWLLPSLPTNNEAISPS; this comes from the exons ATGGAGAGCCGTGAAGATCTCAACTCCATCCTCCCCTACCTCCCGCTTCTCATCCGTTCATCCTCTCTCTATTGGCCACCGCGCGTGGTGGAAGCCCTTAAAGCCATGTCCGAAGGCCCAACTCATTCCCGAGTTGACTCGGGAGAAGTTCTATGGCAAGCTATTTCCGATATGAGGCGATCACTTTCCCTATCAGCTCGCCTTCTCTCCCCCTCTGCTCCTCAAGGCTACGCCCTCCTCTTCGACGAA CTGATTCATGGGAGAGATTCGAAGAGATGGTTCGATGAGATTATACCGGCGTTGGCGAGGTTGCTCCTTCAGCTTCCGTCTCTGTTGGAAATGCATTTTCAGAATGCTGATGGTGCTGTTAGTGGAGTCGAGACGGGTTTGCGGTTGTTAGAGCCCCAACAAGCTGGCGTAGTTTTCCTCAGACAG GAGTTAATTGGAGCGCTTCTTGCCTGcgctttcttttgtttgtttccaGTTTCTAATAGAGGTGCAAAAGACCTTTCAGTCATCAACTTCGATAATTTGTTTGC GAGCCTTTATGAAAGTTACAGTGAAAGTCATGAAAGCAAGATACGGTGTATTATGAATTACTTCGAAAGGGTGTGCTCCTGCATGCCTACTGGGACTGTTTCATTTGAACGCAAGATTCTTCCAGCTGAATACCACAATTCTTCTACCACTGCTCCTGATGCTGATTTTTGGAGCAAGTCTGACATCTCCCTTTGTGCTTTTAAG GTTCACTCTTCTGGGCTAATAGAAGATCAATCTGACAATGCTCTGGAAGTGGACTTTGCAAACAAGTATCTTGGAGGTGGTTCCCTGAATAGGGGGTGCGTACAG GAGGAGATACGCTTCATGATCAACCCTGAATTAATCGCTGGCATGCTTTTCTTGCCTCGCATGGATGACAATGAGGCTATAGAAATAGTTGGTGCAGAAAGATTTTCATGTTACACAGG GTATGCATCTTCGTTTCGGTTTGCTGGTGACTACATTGACAAGAAGACAGTGGATGCTTTCGAAAGGCGAAGAACCAGAATTGTTGCAATAGATGCCTTATGTGCCCCGAAGATGAGACACTTTAAAGATGTGTGCCTTTTGCG GGAGATTAACAAGGCTCTATGTGGCTTTTTAATTCAAAGAAAATCTTGGCAGCACCAGAATAAAGGAGACAATGATATTCAGCTTGCCAGTAACGACAAATATTCTGGTCTCTTGCATACAGAAACCTCAACG TCTCATGGAGCTGCATTGGATGATGCCGAGACAAATAGAGAAAAACAAGCTAGCAATTTTGTCAGAGATGTGGAAGGATCCGATTGCATGAATCATGAAGATGTTGGTGTGGCGACTGGTAATTGGGGGTGTGGTGTTTTTGGAGGAGACCCAGAACTAAAGGCTATGATCCAATGGCTTGCTGCTTCCCAG GCGCGGAGACCATTTATATCATACTACACCTTTGGAGCACAGGCCCTTGAAAACCTAGATCAG GTGACCAAGTGGATTCTATCCCATGATTGGACCGTTGGAGATCTCTGGAACATGATGCTAGAATATTCTGCTCAAAGGCTGTACAAGCAAACAAATCTTGGCTTCTTCTCTTGGCTACTTCCATCTCTACCTACCAACAATGAGGCCATCTCGCCGTCTTGA